Proteins found in one Algiphilus sp. genomic segment:
- the ruvA gene encoding Holliday junction branch migration protein RuvA has translation MIGRLIGTLAGKQPPWLLVDVHGVGYEVEAPLSTIFQLPECGETVTLHTHMVVREDAQLLFGFATEAERRLFRNLIRASGVGPKLALTILSGLGADEFWRAVRDDDTGVLVKLPGVGRKTAERLLVEMRDRAEAEGQPVGGPQGASSTPGQEPRDEARAALLALGYRPAEADKLIDGAWEAGMNADALLRAALKRAVR, from the coding sequence ATGATCGGGCGGCTGATCGGCACGCTCGCCGGCAAGCAGCCGCCGTGGCTGCTGGTCGACGTGCACGGCGTCGGCTACGAGGTCGAGGCGCCGTTGTCGACCATCTTCCAGCTGCCCGAATGCGGCGAGACGGTAACGCTGCACACCCACATGGTGGTGCGCGAGGACGCGCAGCTCCTGTTCGGCTTCGCGACCGAGGCCGAACGCCGGCTGTTCCGCAACCTGATCCGCGCCAGCGGCGTCGGCCCCAAGCTTGCGCTCACCATCCTGTCCGGCCTGGGCGCCGACGAGTTCTGGCGTGCGGTGCGCGACGACGATACCGGCGTGCTGGTCAAGCTGCCCGGGGTCGGGCGCAAGACCGCGGAGCGCCTGCTGGTCGAGATGCGTGATCGCGCCGAGGCCGAGGGCCAGCCGGTCGGCGGGCCGCAGGGCGCATCATCCACACCCGGGCAGGAGCCGCGCGACGAGGCGCGCGCTGCACTGCTGGCATTGGGCTACCGGCCGGCCGAGGCCGACAAGCTGATCGACGGCGCCTGGGAAGCCGGGATGAATGCCGATGCGCTGCTGCGCGCGGCGCTCAAGCGGGCGGTGCGATGA
- the ruvB gene encoding Holliday junction branch migration DNA helicase RuvB, translating into MNDPERLVGPQAGDEERRIDARIRPRRFADYVGQPAVREQMSLFVEAARRRSEALDHVLIFGPPGLGKTTLAHILAEEMGVQLRQTSGPVLERPGDLAALLTNLEANDILFVDEIHRLSPMVEEVLYPAMEDCQLDIMIGEGPAARSIRLDLPAFTLVGATTRAGSLTSPLRDRFGIVQRLEFYSVDELTGIVTRAAGILDVETTAEGAQQIARRARGTPRIANRLLRRVRDYAQVRAGGRIDAETAAAALDMLDVDASGLDVLDRRLLQTLIDRYQGGPAGIDALAAAIGESRDTLEDVIEPFLVQQGYLLRTPRGRVAGGPAWRHIGLEPPETPASGGLFDA; encoded by the coding sequence ATGAACGATCCGGAACGTCTGGTGGGGCCGCAGGCCGGGGACGAGGAACGCCGCATCGATGCGCGCATCCGGCCGCGCCGCTTCGCCGACTACGTCGGTCAGCCGGCGGTGCGCGAGCAGATGTCGCTGTTCGTCGAGGCCGCGCGCCGGCGCAGCGAGGCGCTGGATCACGTGCTGATCTTCGGTCCGCCCGGACTCGGCAAGACCACGCTGGCGCACATCCTGGCCGAGGAGATGGGCGTGCAGCTGCGCCAGACCTCCGGCCCGGTGCTGGAGCGCCCGGGCGATCTGGCGGCGCTGCTGACCAATCTGGAGGCCAACGACATCCTCTTCGTCGACGAGATCCACCGCCTCAGCCCGATGGTCGAGGAAGTGCTCTATCCGGCGATGGAGGACTGCCAGCTCGACATCATGATCGGCGAGGGGCCCGCGGCCCGATCCATCCGCCTGGATCTGCCGGCCTTCACGCTGGTCGGCGCGACCACGCGTGCCGGCAGCCTGACCAGCCCGCTGCGCGACCGCTTCGGCATCGTGCAGCGGCTCGAGTTCTACTCGGTGGACGAGCTCACCGGCATCGTCACGCGTGCCGCCGGTATCCTCGACGTCGAAACCACCGCCGAGGGTGCGCAGCAGATCGCCAGGCGCGCCCGCGGCACGCCGCGCATCGCCAACCGGCTGCTGCGCCGCGTGCGCGACTACGCGCAGGTGCGCGCAGGCGGGCGCATCGACGCCGAGACCGCGGCTGCCGCGCTCGACATGCTGGACGTGGACGCCAGCGGGCTCGACGTGCTCGACCGCCGCCTGCTGCAGACCCTGATCGACCGCTACCAGGGCGGCCCCGCAGGCATCGACGCGCTCGCCGCCGCCATCGGCGAGTCCCGCGACACGCTGGAAGACGTCATCGAGCCGTTCCTGGTCCAGCAGGGCTACCTGCTGCGCACCCCCCGCGGCCGCGTTGCCGGCGGCCCGGCCTGGCGCCACATCGGGCTGGAGCCGCCGGAGACACCAGCCAGCGGAGGGCTGTTCGACGCATGA
- the ybgC gene encoding tol-pal system-associated acyl-CoA thioesterase, whose translation MIQVAGDPFAEAVLRVRVYYEDTDASAVAYHASYLRWMERGRTEWLRACGGDHTAFMKDQGVAFTISQLEVRFRAPARLDDDLEVRTRAARFRRASIDFVQTVLHDAQPLAEASVRVACVDAASFRPAALPSTIVPQRNPRA comes from the coding sequence ATGATCCAGGTTGCAGGCGATCCCTTCGCGGAGGCGGTGCTGCGGGTCCGGGTCTACTATGAGGACACGGATGCGAGCGCCGTCGCCTACCACGCAAGCTATCTGCGCTGGATGGAGCGCGGCCGCACCGAATGGCTCCGGGCCTGCGGTGGCGACCACACCGCATTCATGAAGGATCAAGGCGTGGCCTTTACGATCAGCCAGCTGGAAGTGCGCTTCCGCGCCCCCGCGCGCCTCGACGATGACCTCGAGGTGCGCACGCGCGCGGCACGCTTCCGGCGCGCGAGCATCGATTTCGTGCAGACCGTGCTGCACGACGCGCAGCCGCTGGCCGAGGCCAGCGTGCGCGTCGCCTGCGTCGATGCGGCCAGCTTCCGGCCGGCGGCTCTGCCTTCCACCATTGTCCCGCAAAGGAATCCCCGCGCATGA
- the tolQ gene encoding protein TolQ, which produces MSENMSIASLVGQASLLVQIVMLILLAASVVSWALILAKRSQIARSTKASDRFEDRFWSGGKLSELHEKVTRDKDATGLAALFQHGYEAFMRARDTPDAEPEDVVNATHRALRVSHARENERLESGLAMLATIGSVSPYVGLFGTVWGIMNAFIAIGQVQQATVAMVAPGIAEALIATAMGLFAAIPAVVAYNLFTSRIGQLDARYRTFADEFAGILERGLRHGAER; this is translated from the coding sequence ATGAGCGAGAACATGTCCATCGCCAGCCTCGTCGGTCAGGCCAGCCTGCTGGTCCAGATCGTGATGTTGATCCTGCTGGCGGCGTCCGTGGTGTCGTGGGCGCTGATACTGGCGAAGCGCAGCCAGATCGCCCGCAGCACCAAGGCTTCGGATCGCTTCGAGGACCGCTTCTGGTCGGGCGGCAAGCTATCCGAGCTGCACGAGAAGGTGACGCGGGACAAGGATGCGACCGGCCTGGCGGCGCTCTTCCAGCACGGCTACGAAGCCTTCATGCGGGCGCGGGACACCCCCGATGCCGAGCCCGAGGACGTCGTCAACGCCACCCACCGCGCCCTGCGGGTCAGCCATGCACGCGAGAACGAGCGGCTCGAATCGGGCCTCGCCATGCTGGCCACGATCGGTTCGGTGAGCCCGTACGTCGGCCTGTTCGGCACGGTCTGGGGCATCATGAATGCCTTCATCGCCATCGGACAGGTCCAGCAGGCCACCGTGGCCATGGTCGCGCCGGGCATCGCCGAGGCGCTGATCGCCACCGCCATGGGCCTGTTCGCGGCCATTCCGGCGGTCGTGGCCTACAACCTCTTCACCAGCCGCATCGGTCAGCTCGATGCCCGCTACCGCACCTTCGCCGACGAGTTCGCCGGCATTCTCGAACGCGGCCTGCGGCACGGGGCCGAACGATGA
- a CDS encoding ExbD/TolR family protein, which produces MSAAPIPAPSGRRKLAHEMNVVPYIDVMLVLLIIFMVTAPLMTPGVEVNLPDVGGENLSSEDTEPVTLYVNASGEYFLDIGENQDQPVGPDEIVDMVGAVLRNQPERMILVRADANVPYQAVARGGVLLQQANAKRIGFVTDPDSER; this is translated from the coding sequence ATGAGCGCGGCACCGATTCCCGCCCCCAGCGGGCGGCGCAAGCTGGCGCACGAGATGAACGTCGTGCCGTACATCGACGTCATGCTCGTGCTGCTCATCATCTTCATGGTGACCGCACCGCTCATGACGCCGGGCGTCGAGGTCAATCTGCCCGACGTGGGCGGCGAGAACCTGTCCAGCGAGGACACCGAGCCCGTCACCCTCTACGTGAACGCGAGCGGCGAGTACTTCCTGGATATCGGTGAGAACCAGGATCAGCCGGTCGGCCCGGACGAGATCGTCGACATGGTCGGCGCCGTCCTGCGCAACCAGCCCGAGCGCATGATCCTGGTGCGCGCCGATGCCAACGTGCCGTACCAGGCGGTGGCGCGCGGCGGGGTGCTGCTGCAGCAGGCCAATGCCAAGCGCATCGGCTTCGTGACCGACCCGGACTCCGAACGCTGA
- the tolA gene encoding cell envelope integrity protein TolA, producing the protein MPDRRYLVAAILLHVLVGVLAVLAASFSPRKMVQPPVIEAVMLDPTLDQVRAAEEQQAAEEAQRQAEAEAEAKRQAEAEARRRAEAEAEARRRAEAEAQRRRQEAEEERRREAERQRQAEAEAEAEARRQAEAEAEAEARRQAEAEAEAERRRQQEEARRKAEAEAQRKAEEEARRKAEEEARRKAEEEARRKAEEEARRKAEEEARRKAEAEARRKAEEEARRRALQEQLRAEERQRTLQSWGAGLPAHIERYWRRPPELASDRDLVVTLRLRLLPDGTVASVRVIESSGNPLFDRSAERAVDAASPLPLPGSEVPPESITIHFQPR; encoded by the coding sequence ATGCCTGATCGGCGGTATCTCGTCGCGGCAATCCTGCTGCACGTCCTGGTCGGCGTGCTGGCAGTGCTGGCGGCTTCCTTCTCACCCCGGAAGATGGTGCAGCCGCCGGTGATCGAGGCGGTCATGCTGGACCCGACGCTCGATCAGGTAAGGGCCGCCGAGGAGCAGCAGGCAGCGGAGGAAGCGCAGCGCCAGGCCGAAGCCGAGGCCGAGGCCAAGCGACAGGCCGAGGCGGAAGCGCGCCGCCGCGCGGAAGCCGAGGCCGAGGCCCGGCGGCGCGCCGAGGCCGAGGCCCAGCGCCGCCGGCAGGAAGCCGAGGAAGAGCGGCGCCGCGAGGCCGAGCGCCAGCGCCAGGCGGAAGCGGAAGCGGAAGCGGAAGCGCGCCGGCAGGCGGAAGCGGAAGCGGAAGCGGAAGCGCGCCGGCAGGCGGAAGCCGAAGCCGAGGCCGAACGCAGGCGCCAGCAGGAGGAAGCCCGCCGCAAGGCAGAGGCCGAGGCGCAGCGCAAGGCGGAGGAGGAAGCCCGCCGCAAGGCCGAGGAAGAGGCGCGCCGCAAGGCGGAAGAGGAAGCGCGTCGCAAGGCCGAAGAGGAGGCCCGCCGCAAGGCCGAGGAAGAAGCACGGCGCAAGGCCGAGGCGGAAGCGCGCCGCAAGGCGGAGGAAGAGGCACGCCGCCGCGCCCTGCAGGAACAGCTGCGGGCCGAGGAGCGCCAGCGTACACTGCAGTCGTGGGGTGCCGGGCTGCCGGCGCACATCGAACGCTACTGGCGGCGCCCCCCGGAGCTGGCCAGTGACCGGGATCTCGTGGTCACGCTGCGGCTCCGGTTGCTGCCGGACGGCACAGTGGCATCGGTGCGGGTCATCGAGAGTTCAGGTAACCCGTTGTTTGATCGCTCTGCCGAACGCGCTGTGGACGCAGCGTCGCCCTTGCCATTGCCGGGTTCCGAAGTGCCGCCGGAAAGCATCACCATCCATTTCCAACCCCGATAG
- the tolB gene encoding Tol-Pal system beta propeller repeat protein TolB — protein MNLLQGQVARITRWCVAAVLVGVAGQASAELEITVRGGTERAIPVAVVPFAGNDGAPVDVARIIDNNLERSGLFEPLPRADMLEQPADPESVRLRNWRTLGVEYLVVGELRANNVTRFHLIDVFKGERMLAYDMPAPSRPEQLRYTAHDISDLVFEGITGYEGVFNTRIAYVTSRGSADNQRFQLVVSDADGYNPRTLVSSSEPIMSPAWSPDAREIAYVIYREGRSAVRVVNVANGDSRSIVSEPGINGSPAWSPDGSRMAVTLSYEDNPDVYVIDLDSGKKNRLTTHWGIDTEADWSPDGKQLVFTSDRGGSPQIYRMAADGSGSPQRVTFEGKQNLRASYAPDGKSLVLVHQGGSGYQIALYDLQRESIIRLTDGRLDESPSFAPNGQMVIYATRGAGGAELATVTVDARVRQNLRQAGNVREPAWSPFLDPR, from the coding sequence ATGAATCTTTTGCAGGGTCAGGTCGCGCGAATCACCCGCTGGTGTGTTGCGGCGGTGCTGGTTGGCGTCGCCGGCCAGGCCAGCGCCGAGTTGGAGATCACCGTGCGCGGCGGCACCGAGCGCGCGATTCCGGTCGCCGTGGTGCCGTTCGCCGGCAACGATGGTGCGCCGGTGGACGTGGCGCGCATCATCGACAACAACCTCGAACGCAGCGGTCTGTTCGAACCGCTGCCGCGCGCGGACATGCTGGAGCAGCCCGCGGACCCGGAGTCGGTGCGGCTGCGCAACTGGCGCACGCTCGGCGTCGAGTACCTGGTGGTCGGCGAGCTGCGCGCGAACAATGTCACGCGCTTCCATCTGATCGACGTCTTCAAGGGCGAGCGCATGCTCGCCTACGACATGCCGGCACCGTCGCGCCCCGAGCAGCTGCGCTATACCGCGCACGATATCTCGGACCTGGTGTTCGAGGGCATCACCGGTTACGAGGGCGTCTTCAACACGCGCATCGCGTATGTCACCTCGCGCGGCAGCGCCGACAACCAGCGCTTCCAGCTGGTGGTGTCGGACGCTGACGGCTACAACCCGCGCACGCTGGTAAGCTCCAGCGAGCCGATCATGTCGCCGGCGTGGTCGCCGGACGCACGCGAGATCGCCTACGTCATCTACCGCGAGGGTCGCTCGGCGGTGCGCGTCGTGAACGTCGCCAACGGCGATTCGCGCAGCATCGTCTCCGAGCCCGGCATCAACGGCTCGCCGGCCTGGTCGCCCGACGGCAGCCGCATGGCGGTGACGCTGTCCTACGAGGACAATCCGGATGTCTACGTGATCGATCTGGATAGCGGCAAGAAGAATCGCCTGACCACGCACTGGGGCATCGACACCGAGGCCGACTGGTCACCGGACGGCAAGCAGCTGGTGTTCACCTCGGATCGCGGCGGCTCGCCCCAGATCTACCGGATGGCCGCCGACGGCAGCGGCAGCCCCCAGCGCGTCACGTTCGAGGGCAAGCAGAACCTGCGTGCGAGCTATGCACCGGACGGAAAGTCGCTGGTCCTGGTCCACCAGGGCGGGAGCGGCTATCAGATCGCGCTCTACGATCTGCAGCGCGAAAGCATCATCCGGCTGACCGATGGCCGACTGGACGAGAGCCCATCGTTCGCGCCCAACGGTCAGATGGTCATCTATGCCACGCGCGGCGCCGGCGGCGCAGAGCTCGCCACGGTGACAGTTGACGCACGCGTACGGCAGAATCTCCGCCAGGCGGGCAACGTGCGGGAACCGGCCTGGTCCCCATTTCTGGATCCCCGCTGA
- the pal gene encoding peptidoglycan-associated lipoprotein Pal has product MKTGHILLSALLVATLAGCSSTGKRDTSARSPDVNESGSTSQTSGVGAGDRGTAEPLPMSAEERMRKEQADLRSDNTVYFAFDSSDLKPEGMSLVKRHASFLTANPDVSVRLEGHTDERGTREYNIGLGERRSQSVARVLRAQGVGGDQISVVSYGEERPAQLGSNESAWTENRRVEIVYP; this is encoded by the coding sequence ATGAAGACAGGTCACATTCTGCTGTCCGCCCTTCTCGTTGCGACGCTCGCCGGCTGCAGCTCCACCGGCAAGCGGGACACCAGCGCGCGATCGCCGGACGTCAACGAAAGCGGCAGCACCAGCCAGACCAGCGGCGTCGGCGCCGGCGACCGCGGCACGGCCGAGCCCCTGCCGATGTCGGCAGAGGAGCGCATGCGCAAGGAACAGGCGGACCTTCGCTCCGACAACACGGTCTACTTCGCCTTCGACAGCTCCGACCTCAAGCCCGAGGGCATGAGCCTGGTCAAGCGCCACGCCAGCTTCCTGACCGCGAACCCGGATGTCAGCGTCCGTCTCGAGGGCCATACCGATGAGCGCGGCACGCGCGAGTACAACATCGGTCTCGGCGAGCGGCGTTCGCAGTCGGTCGCACGCGTGCTGCGTGCCCAGGGCGTGGGCGGCGACCAGATCAGCGTCGTCAGCTACGGCGAGGAGCGCCCGGCGCAGCTCGGCTCCAACGAGAGCGCGTGGACCGAGAACCGCCGCGTCGAAATCGTCTATCCGTGA
- the ybgF gene encoding tol-pal system protein YbgF: MQRAILPGHWLIRTGTATLVAVLVSGCAGFGGPINGEGEISPEERRLRDIEAQLDQTARRVDNMSQAQLSQGSTALADEMRTMRGKVEELRYQLDRMEQRSQRQLQDLERRVSNLERGGGYRSSEDSVDTGGNSVVAPGLGADGGGDQPPPQRDPDEEKAYLAAFDLLKQGEYADAILGFENVVKNWPNGRYADTALYWAGESYYVQRDYQKALTKFRTLLEEHPRSKRRPDALLKAGFALEELGKPQEAAGMFRTIVEEHGDSSAANLARQRLERQ, translated from the coding sequence ATGCAGCGAGCGATTCTCCCCGGCCACTGGCTGATTCGTACCGGCACGGCGACTCTGGTCGCCGTGCTGGTTTCCGGGTGCGCCGGTTTCGGTGGTCCCATCAACGGCGAAGGCGAGATCAGCCCCGAGGAGCGGCGCCTGCGCGATATCGAGGCGCAGCTCGACCAGACCGCCCGCCGGGTCGACAACATGAGTCAGGCGCAGCTGTCGCAGGGCTCGACGGCGCTGGCCGATGAGATGCGCACGATGCGCGGGAAGGTCGAGGAGCTCCGCTACCAGCTCGACCGCATGGAGCAGCGCAGTCAGCGGCAGCTTCAGGATCTCGAGCGGCGCGTCAGCAATCTCGAGCGCGGCGGCGGTTACCGCAGCAGCGAGGACAGCGTCGACACCGGCGGCAATTCGGTGGTGGCCCCCGGCCTCGGTGCGGACGGCGGCGGCGACCAGCCACCGCCGCAACGCGATCCGGACGAGGAGAAGGCCTATCTGGCGGCCTTCGACCTGCTCAAGCAGGGCGAGTACGCCGACGCCATCCTCGGCTTCGAGAACGTGGTCAAGAACTGGCCGAACGGTCGGTATGCCGACACCGCGCTGTACTGGGCGGGCGAGTCGTACTACGTGCAGCGCGACTATCAGAAGGCGCTCACCAAGTTCCGCACGCTGCTCGAGGAGCATCCGCGCTCGAAGCGCCGGCCCGATGCCCTGTTGAAGGCGGGTTTCGCGCTGGAGGAACTGGGCAAGCCGCAGGAGGCGGCCGGGATGTTCCGGACCATCGTCGAGGAGCACGGCGACTCCAGCGCCGCGAATCTCGCCAGGCAGCGTCTGGAGCGCCAGTAA